In the Rhododendron vialii isolate Sample 1 chromosome 2a, ASM3025357v1 genome, ACCTTGTTATGTATGCACTATAAGTATATTATCACGTTATACGATTTCTGATTTGTATTACATGGTTGTGTGCGATACGCCAAGCAATGGTTATTTTCTGAAGTTGAATGTAGGAAAGCAGGAATCGCCTTAGGTTTGAAAACATTCTTCAAACCAATTCTATTTAAAAAGCAATTGATACAACTTTATCTAAGAGTTTTTACTGGCAAAAGGAATATCATATACAACTGACTATTGCGTTAAATTTAACTCACtttattgatttgatttgagtgtTTTACATCTTTGTGTGACTGATCAtggagttttgttttgtttaattcAACAAAATGCAACCAAAATGAAGGCTAGGCCACAAAACCACATTCTTTTGTGTCTTCCTCATGTTCAAAAGCTTTAGTTGACTTGAACAAATTAGTCTTTGATTTTGTTGCTTATAAAGTATTGGATTTTACAAATTCTCCCATCTGATACCCTCACATTCTCACGCCATGACATGTACATGAATAATATGcaatagctatgagctcttgcATTCCTTGCTTAATTTTCTTCATTCCCTAGGCTGTTTGTTGAGCTATCGATATGCTGGATATGCAGGGCAGAATATAACCCAGATCAGTATTTGTGGGAAACTGATTTTACTCTTGCTGGCAGAAAATACAAAAGACAGGACCTTGAGGCGAGTATGGCCATCCATTACCAAATTTTCAGCTTCAATTGCCATACCTATTTACTACCTCTGATTTTATACCAGTATGGTTTAAGCTTTTCAAACTATGTATTATTTGAGTTTTGCAGCTTCGGAATCAAAGAGGACATACCTTGCGGTGCAGTCATTATGTCCCTTCACCTTTCCCAGAGGACACTCCTCTCCCTTGTGTTATATACTGCCATGGAAACAGGTTTTCACAATCACCTTGGATGTTTCATTTCCAGAAAATATATTGCTTGACGGCTGTTGAGTATGCATATGTAGTAGCAAATCCTGTATTTGTAATTATGTAATAGCTATTGCTTGTTCTTCTCTATTTCTAGTTTGACATGACAGCTTTCTTTCTCTGACCTCTGGAAGAATTAGGAAGCTTATTGCAGAGTGCTTCACAGATGAAAAAGTGGAAAGTTAATTTTATCACTCTTGTGGACCTTGCAGTGGCTGCAGGGCAGATGGAAATGAGGCTGCTGTAGTTCTACTTCCATCGAATATTACTGTATTTACTCTTGATTTTTCGGGATCTGGTTTATCTGATGGAGATTATGTGAGCCTTGGTTGGCATGAGGTgcgttttctctcttttttatgaTATATCCTTGACCTTCTGTTGTGTTGTTTGTGAACCCTCTTAGTTTTTTCCCATCTGTATTCAGAAAGATGACCTCAAGGTTGTGGTGTCTTATTTGAGAAGCAACAAACAAATATCTTGCATTGGTCTTTGGGGTCGGTCTATGGGTGCTGTAACTAGGTATAACATCTTGTCACCTCTCTAACCGATTACAATGTTTGCTTCCGGCAAAGTCTTCGTTCCTAATCTTTTGCATCTTTCAAGGCTTTGCAAAGTGATGTGTGCAATGACAAGCATCGGAATTGACCCCTGATTTAGTTTAGGTTCTGCTGAACATATTAGTTGCTAATAATTTTACTATGACATGATACAAATGTGACACCCAGATTTGTTGGATGTAATGCAGCCTTCTTTATGGAGCAGAAGACCCATCTATAGCCGGAATGGTGTTGGATAGTGCTTTCTCAAACTTATTTGATCTCATGATGGAACTCGTGGATGTCTATAAGATCCGACTTCCAAAATTTACAGTATGGGTTTCTTTTTGCATATTTGTGCATGACCGTATATGTTGTTCAAATATATGCTGCGAATATAAGTAATGGAGTTGCCTCTATCTCTAATGGCTTAAGTTTTTAGATGGTTGGTAGTTAAAAATCTATTATGGTATAAAAGAAGGTAATAAATTTTGTGTACGAACCTCCCATCTTACCCTAAGcagcacggatacggacacaACATGGCACGAATCTGCAGACACATCATTTGCTGAAAAATTAGGAGACGGACACCTTAGGGAAACGTTCAATGCGAAATACATTTATATTTATATGTACCGTACATGTCCATATATAAATCGACAATATTATCCCTATCTAATGTGGATAAAAGGCGCAAATAATATGAATGTCTTGAAGGTATGCCACTAATTTGATATTCATGGAACTAGCATTCTTGCCAACTTTCGTTGTTAAGATGGAGTTTGACATACCAGTGAAAAATGACAATCCTTTATCATGGAGTGagatttgtttttcctttttccaccAGGTGAAGGTGGCAGTACAGTATATGCGGCGGGTAATTCAAAAGAAGGCGAAATTTGATATCATGGACCTTAATTGCATAAAGGTTTGCGCTTTGATTCTGAAGAATGAAGACTTTGGCCTTTCACTCTAACACCCATTTCAACTGTGTATTGTTTGGCAAGTGTGTTTATTGAGCACATTATTGGAAGACCAAATTGGATTCAGAACTAAGTACTTAAGATAGTAGCAACTGGATAATATCTGAAACTGAGCAAATAATTTAAGCTGTTATTGTTCACAATTTGAATGTTAAATAACATGCGCAGGTCGCACCCAAAACATTCATTCCGGCTTTATTTGGACATGCTAATGATGACAAGTTCATTCAACCCCGGCACTCTGATCTCATCTTTCAATCGTATGCGGTATTAACCAGTCAAAAGTTTTTTAGTTATTTCTTAAAGTAATAACCTCTACAGAATTAATTGAATTATCTCTGGCTTTGTGCAGGGTGATAAAAACATGATAAAATTTGATGGCGATCACAACTCTTCTAGACCACAGTTCTATTATGACTCCGtatccattttcttcttcaacaTCCTTCATCCCCCTCAAGTTTCTTCTGCTTATTCAAATAACCTTGAAAAGTATTATGATTTGGGGAACTTGAAAGTCACCGCTGGTATGGATGAGGTAATTTCTATTGCACTATATATCAAGATAACCTTACTTTGTTTTATTAGATGGACTACTAATTAGCAGCTCTAATCTTACTTCCTTTTGGTTAAGCTTCTATTCTCTTTTGTTTACTCGAAGTCATGAATTTCTGCTTATGCTCTCTCACATGAGATCTTTTCGCAACTGCTCTCATGATGTTATTCAAATCTCCAAGGGAGGGGCCGAAGCATGAGCTATATCAGCATTGTGTATAATGTAGTCAGTTATGATGGCCACAATACACTTGGCAATGACCAGCCTATTATACCATGAGATCGACCAAGAATCATTAGAAAAATCCACGTAATGATCTAGGAATGCCGATTGCCCGTGACCTTACTGAGCTGATGTAGTTTTCTTAAATTACTTTTGGTTGGTTGCGACTTTGTGTCAGTAATATGCAGTTTTACACTTGCCGCCCTCAGGGACAGATGACCCCTAATGGTGGTTAGCATTATCGCACCGGACCTGTGATCAGGCTTCATATGATGAGGAATCCCTGTATTTAGGCAATGCTTCTGCCATAGATGCTGATGTGACAGGTGGTTATTTAAGtacaaataagtacttcttCCGCCCGTATTGCTGGTACACTATGGGTATTCCAAACTTTTAAGAAGAAATGCAAATCCACTTTTAATGCAGGTCTTCTTAGAAAGTTCTATGTGATTTCCAACACTGCCCCTTACTATCTACTTTTGAAACCGCGTTTACTTAATTTATGAGGGTTGGTGGTAATCTTAACAACTTTTTGTTCGATTTTTCAAAGAGGACTAATTTGTTGGGACATCCATGGTGGACCAACAATATGGGATGGAGTGTAATATATGAGGGGTACTTGAATAATGGAGCTTAAAGGATTTGAGTAACAGCCTCATTCAAACACCTTCTGTCAAAAGATGGATTAACATTCTGATGCCTTCACAAAAGCAGCACCCAAGCAAAAAGCTATGTGCAAATTTGTCCAAGCTGGGCATTCATTTTGTCTTTCACCATTTTGGGGGTAGTGTAGGTTATTAGGAGTGATTGTAAGGTCTTTTTGCAATGTGTCCGTGTTTAGAGTGTTGTTTAAATGCTATGGCAGAAGTAAACCCTAAGCTCTCTCTTTGTCccattttatttcttatattaTTCGATCTTCTTTTCTTCTACTGGAAATCAAGTATTAACATTTcagcttcttttattttgtagagTCTCCTTTATGAGATAATTTCTGGTCTTCAAACTGGTGGTACTGATGCTGCTAGTTCATCGTCTGCTCCACCTACGATTTCTACCACAAAATCTGTCATTGAGCTTCTTTCTGATGTTGCTCCAGTTGCTGGTGTAATTGTATGAGCTCTCCTGGTTTTCTTCACACTTTTCTCCAAACAATAGTTTTCGACAACTGAGGTATTGTATCTCAAATGCTTTTGGTTATTGCAGGATGCAATCACCAATGTAGCCGATACACTAGGTGGTGATGATCCATCAGAACCCCAGGTGATTTTAGTTCAGATAATTTACCATATCCTGCATTTTCTTGATCTCTTATAATGGAGTTCAACAACTTCTACTCCTATTGTAAAAACAATTATTTGTTACTAGTTGACTTCCCAAACCAAAAGAAGTTTCTTCTGTACTGGTTTGACCAGGATATAGTTATTTCCAGAAGTAAAACATACCACTAAAGAGACAACTCTACCGCTGATGTACTGTTCGTTATGATTTTTCTGCTGGATTTGGGCCTATGCTTAGAAATATAGCCATGCCAAAACATGAACTGTGAAGTAAAAGTTGGTAGTTTAATGAAATGTTTTCACCAGTGTTTGCATTCCCTCTCAGGGTAAACCGATTGTCCAAAATGAGGAATGTTGCTCGTATACGAGCTCAAATAGAGAGAGTTGGGGAAGATGCTCATCTTTGGGGAGCGATGATGAACCTTCATCAGATTGCACCGCTGCTTACAACCACCACGAGGTTAGATTCTCAACCTTAATcagggattttttttgaaattctaagAGGTTAAAGCAGGgccatgctctctctctctctctctggggatTGCCTTACTGATTAATTTCCTTCTAACCACTTCCAATAAGTCTTGATTTTAATAACCAAATCAATTGATTAGGCCTAGCGGTTAGGTTTCAGTTCTAATGGCGGTGATGAACTGTGGGTCTGGATGGGGACAAAAGTGAAGATTTATAGGAAGGTGGTTGTGGGAGGGCCTGACCATAAACTCTCGCCTCCATAACCAGgaaatttgtttttacttttgtttggaGATTCAAAGAACTTTGTAGGCAGTAACTTAGTCTTAAGTATGAATCCTGTTAAACAGGTTTAGTCTGTCTTGTCAAAAGTGGACGTTAAGCAGAAATTATCCGAACCCAGAACCTGCCAACTTGAGTTGGTGGTTCGGGAAATAATTGGAACCCCAACTCATGAATCTACTTGTTCCCCAAGTAAACTGGTATATTGTCTTTGATTCTATGTACTAAAATGGTCTACCCCATTTACTGGATCTTAGCTGGATATTCCATCTTACATCTTAACTCATCGCTCATAAGTGTCACATATTACCTGTTACAGGCACACTGTCGGTGACACTAGATTAAATTATAGCTTGTTTGATGGCTTATACTCAATAATATGTATGTTGTGGTTCTGTAATCTGCCTGATCATGTATTACCCATTTACTATATCTCAATCTTATATTCATTGTTAAGCAgcaacatgtttttttttttttttttgttgattctaGAAGACTCTAAAGGTGCTTGCCACACCTTTTCGAAACACTCCACGTGAACGAACGGACCTATCACAAAAGGAAGCGacaaagaagcaaaagaagaaaactCCAACCGATTCAAAGAAGCCCAATCGCGATAAGTTTGAAAAACTTGAGGCCCTTAGCCAACGTCTACGTCATTGCATTTTGAAGCGAGTTAACCATCGGAGGAACCGCTCCTCGTGATCACCTCTCTACTGTAGAGAAATTGCTCCTTGTAACAGTATTCTGAAATTCTGTAGGTGTATTGTTTCTTTTGTTCAGTGATACTTTTAAATCTTCCACACCTCGTTGTATTGTTTTGCACAGTTACCCaagtatgctctctctctctctctctctctctctctctctctctctctctcatagtaaGTGATGATTTGCCAACATGGAGCCCATATCTGCAAATCCGGAGCCTCCACGAATACTGTTGTTGCCCTAAAGACCTCTCCAATTCCCTTGAATCATTTTAGCACTAGAATTAAGAACACTACCAGAGCCGTTTAAGATGATCAAAATAGCATTTGTCGAAGGGAACATATCCAAgtagctttcttttctatttcattTTCACCAACATCCAAGCATTAGATCCcgaaaatcaactttttagGGGACCATCACCACTTTGCAGTGCAAGGGGACTGCGAACGGAAAATCCACAAGCACACGCCGAGGCAGGCTAGAGCCAGAGCGTCACCCCAGCTTAAACCAGGGCATTAAGGCAATAACCCGGTGAGTTAATGCTAATATGCATAAATCTCTCCGTAAGAGGTCAGAGATTTCACACCCGTTTAGTTCAATTTTCTATCCCCTAtcttctcccttttctttcGTTTTTCCAATAGTAAGCATATAGACATGAATGCAACAATTGAAATTAGAACCAGATGAAACGACACTTAGGCACATACCTGCACTCAACACTTGTACTCAAGTATATGAAACATAATAAGAAAGTATTTTCCTGTCCAACAAGGTGATTTTGATCAAATTATAGCATTGCAACTAGATGGGACATGAAGGACCCCCATCTTCAACATTATCCAACCCAAAGATACCATACTCACAAGGAAACCAAACACAGCTGCTGCTGCTCCATGTGAAAACACAATCAAGAGTTTCTCTCCGAACATCAGAGGATCAACCAAAAATTACACACAATTTACATCTGTGTAATTGCATCCGTGGCCTCATTTAGTCATTGTGTCCACACTCTTTTAACGACAATACCATCTGATTGGCGCGTTCTATTTGCTATGGGAATCACACCTCATCTAGCAACAATCGTTCAAGTAGATTCATCTAGCAATATAAGCGAATTTCGTAAACTAACATTACCAGCCATTCACTGAATTTTTACTTCCCATGTATCATAATCACAGTTCATCAAAACAAGCATCTTGTAGTGGATTGTTTATCGAACAACATTACTGTATTTCGAAAAATCGTGTCTCGATGAAGAAGCTTATGTACATAAGATTTTAGTTTTATAGAGACTAGATCAAGGTGGATCTAAAGACGTGGAAAAATGCTTTACATTCTTTCTTAAAAGAAATGGATCATggtgcaagaaaaagaaaaggaaaaaagattcATACAACGCAATGAAAAGAAACATGTACACAAGGATTAAGGAATTGACAGTCCTTCCTGCAATTCTGAACTATCAAAGAATGAAGACAAGGTTCCTGCTCATCAACCAAGACATCATTTTTAGAATGCCAAAGTTTGTTAACGTTAACAGATTAAGCACCAGATTTTTTGAGACATCTATACATAGAATTGTTGGTATAAAACATACATAAAATGTTTATACCACATTTTGTGCACCTTTGTAAAATACAGAAATGATTTCCTTGATTGATTATTTCAGTGCTTCAACTTCTTTTATGTGGTAGGAAAATGACTGTAACAAAGCAAGTATATGTTGTTAAGACCACATTCTCTCGTCAACTATTTAGCGGAAAATAGCTATGGGCAATTTGGCACACCAATTAGTGGAACAACATCTCATATTGGAAAGAAGCCAGTTAAGgaaaaaatgcactaaaaaaCTAGATCACCATTTTGACACAACGAGGGTAATCATTTTGCTTTTCGCATAAACCAGTTATCCCATATGTTATACCTCGCTAGCTCTTCCCTGGAA is a window encoding:
- the LOC131316903 gene encoding uncharacterized protein LOC131316903 isoform X4, yielding MIDQFINFVIRPPRAEYNPDQYLWETDFTLAGRKYKRQDLELRNQRGHTLRCSHYVPSPFPEDTPLPCVIYCHGNSGCRADGNEAAVVLLPSNITVFTLDFSGSGLSDGDYVSLGWHEKDDLKVVVSYLRSNKQISCIGLWGRSMGAVTSLLYGAEDPSIAGMVLDSAFSNLFDLMMELVDVYKIRLPKFTVKVAVQYMRRVIQKKAKFDIMDLNCIKVAPKTFIPALFGHANDDKFIQPRHSDLIFQSYAGDKNMIKFDGDHNSSRPQFYYDSVSIFFFNILHPPQVSSAYSNNLEKYYDLGNLKVTAGMDESLLYEIISGLQTGGTDAASSSSAPPTISTTKSVIELLSDVAPVAGVIDAITNVADTLGGDDPSEPQGKPIVQNEECCSYTSSNRESWGRCSSLGSDDEPSSDCTAAYNHHETLKVLATPFRNTPRERTDLSQKEATKKQKKKTPTDSKKPNRDKFEKLEALSQRLRHCILKRVNHRRNRSS
- the LOC131316903 gene encoding uncharacterized protein LOC131316903 isoform X2; translated protein: MIDQFINFVIRPPRAEYNPDQYLWETDFTLAGRKYKRQDLEAILQLRNQRGHTLRCSHYVPSPFPEDTPLPCVIYCHGNSGCRADGNEAAVVLLPSNITVFTLDFSGSGLSDGDYVSLGWHEKDDLKVVVSYLRSNKQISCIGLWGRSMGAVTSLLYGAEDPSIAGMVLDSAFSNLFDLMMELVDVYKIRLPKFTVKVAVQYMRRVIQKKAKFDIMDLNCIKVAPKTFIPALFGHANDDKFIQPRHSDLIFQSYAGDKNMIKFDGDHNSSRPQFYYDSVSIFFFNILHPPQVSSAYSNNLEKYYDLGNLKVTAGMDESLLYEIISGLQTGGTDAASSSSAPPTISTTKSVIELLSDVAPVAGVIDAITNVADTLGGDDPSEPQGKPIVQNEECCSYTSSNRESWGRCSSLGSDDEPSSDCTAAYNHHETLKVLATPFRNTPRERTDLSQKEATKKQKKKTPTDSKKPNRDKFEKLEALSQRLRHCILKRVNHRRNRSS
- the LOC131316903 gene encoding uncharacterized protein LOC131316903 isoform X1 gives rise to the protein MIDQFINFVIRPPRAEYNPDQYLWETDFTLAGRKYKRQDLEAILQLRNQRGHTLRCSHYVPSPFPEDTPLPCVIYCHGNSGCRADGNEAAVVLLPSNITVFTLDFSGSGLSDGDYVSLGWHEKDDLKVVVSYLRSNKQISCIGLWGRSMGAVTSLLYGAEDPSIAGMVLDSAFSNLFDLMMELVDVYKIRLPKFTVKVAVQYMRRVIQKKAKFDIMDLNCIKVAPKTFIPALFGHANDDKFIQPRHSDLIFQSYAGDKNMIKFDGDHNSSRPQFYYDSVSIFFFNILHPPQVSSAYSNNLEKYYDLGNLKVTAGMDESLLYEIISGLQTGGTDAASSSSAPPTISTTKSVIELLSDVAPVAGVIDAITNVADTLGGDDPSEPQGKPIVQNEECCSYTSSNRESWGRCSSLGSDDEPSSDCTAAYNHHEKTLKVLATPFRNTPRERTDLSQKEATKKQKKKTPTDSKKPNRDKFEKLEALSQRLRHCILKRVNHRRNRSS
- the LOC131316903 gene encoding uncharacterized protein LOC131316903 isoform X3, producing the protein MIDQFINFVIRPPRAEYNPDQYLWETDFTLAGRKYKRQDLELRNQRGHTLRCSHYVPSPFPEDTPLPCVIYCHGNSGCRADGNEAAVVLLPSNITVFTLDFSGSGLSDGDYVSLGWHEKDDLKVVVSYLRSNKQISCIGLWGRSMGAVTSLLYGAEDPSIAGMVLDSAFSNLFDLMMELVDVYKIRLPKFTVKVAVQYMRRVIQKKAKFDIMDLNCIKVAPKTFIPALFGHANDDKFIQPRHSDLIFQSYAGDKNMIKFDGDHNSSRPQFYYDSVSIFFFNILHPPQVSSAYSNNLEKYYDLGNLKVTAGMDESLLYEIISGLQTGGTDAASSSSAPPTISTTKSVIELLSDVAPVAGVIDAITNVADTLGGDDPSEPQGKPIVQNEECCSYTSSNRESWGRCSSLGSDDEPSSDCTAAYNHHEKTLKVLATPFRNTPRERTDLSQKEATKKQKKKTPTDSKKPNRDKFEKLEALSQRLRHCILKRVNHRRNRSS